Proteins encoded within one genomic window of Camelina sativa cultivar DH55 chromosome 19, Cs, whole genome shotgun sequence:
- the LOC104767097 gene encoding histone-lysine N-methyltransferase ASHR1: MEEASLMADLERFLEDRCLSVLNLPQKGRSLFATRGFRPGEVILSQKPYICVPNNNNNNTSSSSESRCDGCFKTNDNNLKRCSGCQVVWYCGSSCQKSEWKLHRHECKALSTLDKEKRKFVTPTIRLMVKLYIKRNLQNEKVLPVTTTDNYSLVEALVSHMSEIDEKQMLLYAQMANLVNLILQLPSVDLREIAENFSKFSCNAHTICDSELRPQGIGLFPFVSIINHSCSPNAILVFEEQMAVVRAIDKIPKDSEITISYIETAGSTLTRQKSLKEQYLFHCQCARCNNFGKPHDIEESAILEGYRCADEKCTGFLLRDPEEKGFVCQKCLLLRSKEEVKKLASEVKRVSENAPASPSAENKQGAIELYKTIEKLQVTLYNSFSITLMRTREKLLKMLMDVESWREALNYCRLIVPVYQRVYPATHPLIGLQFYTQGKLEWLLGETKEAVSSLTKAFDVLRISHGTSTPFMKELSAKLEEARAEASYIDRQTYNDDN, encoded by the exons ATGGAGGAAGCTTCACTAATGGCGGATTTGGAGAGGTTTCTGGAAGATCGCTGCTTAAGCGTTTTGAATCTTCCACAGAAAGGCCGCTCTCTTTTCGCTACCAGAGGTTTTCGTCCAG GCGAAGTGATTCTAAGCCAAAAGCCATATATTTGTGTTccgaataataataataataatacatcgTCCTCCTCGGAATCAAGATGTGATGGATGTTTCAAGACCAATGATAATAACCTTAAGAGATGTTCTGGTTGTCAAGTTGTTTGGTACTGTGGGAGCTCTTGCCAg aAGTCAGAGTGGAAGTTGCATCGCCATGAATGCAAAGCTCTCTCTACGCTTGACAAAGAGAAACGGAAGTTTGTTACTCCTACGATACGTCTGATGGTCAAACTTTACATCAAGAGGAATTTGCAAAATGAAAAG GTCCTGCCAGTTACAACAACTGACAATTATAGTTTGGTGGAGGCTTTGGTGTCCC ACATGTCTGAGATTGATGAAAAGCAGATGTTGTTGTATGCACAGATGGCTAATCTTGTGAACTTGATTCTTCAATTACCTAGTGTTGACCTAAGAGAGATCGCCGAGAACTTTTCAAAG TTTTCATGCAATGCTCATACCATTTGTGATAGCGAATTGAGACCTCAAGGGATAGGATTGTTTCCCTTTGTCTCCATCATAAATCACAG CTGCTCTCCCAATGCGATTTTAGTGTTTGAGGAGCAGATGGCTGTTGTCCGGGCGATAGATAAGATACCAAAGGATTCAGAG ATAACTATCAGCTATATTGAAACCGCTGGAAGCACTCTGACTCGGCAGAAGTCTTTAAAAGAACAATACCTCTTCCACTGTCAGTGTGCTCGTTGCAATAACTTT GGAAAACCTCATGATATTGAAGAAAGTGCAATATTGGAAGGTTATCGGTGTGCCGATGAGAAATGCACTGGTTTCTTACTCCGTGATCCTG AAGAAAAAGGCTTTGTTTGCCAGAAATGCTTGCTTCTTAGGAGCAAGGAAGAGGTTAAAAAGTTAGCAAGTGAGGTCAAAAGAGTTTCAGAGAATGCTCCTGCATCTCCTTCTGCAGAAA ATAAACAAGGCGCTATTGAACTATATAAGACAATTGAGAAACTACAAGTGACGCTTTACAATTCTTTCTCCATTACTTTAATGAGAACCCGTGAAAAACTTCTCAAG ATGCTAATGGATGTAGAAAGCTGGAGAGAAGCTTTGAATTACTGCAGGCTAATAGTCCCTGTTTACCAAA GAGTATATCCAGCAACCCATCCTTTGATTGGACTGCAGTTCTATACCCAGGGAAAACTCGAATG GTTGCTGGGGGAAACCAAAGAGGCGGTGAGTTCACTGACTAAGGCATTTGACGTTCTGCGGATCAGCCACGGAACAAGCACACCTTTCATGAAAGAGCTCTCAGCAAAGTTGGAGGAGGCTCGTGCAGAAGCTTCTTATATTGATAGACAGACTTATAATGATGACAACTAG